The window CGGCAGCTGGTGGACCCTCTGGAGCTCGGCCAGCTTCTCCTTGGCCTGTGCCGAGCGGTGCACGCGCTCACAGATCTTTCGTGCAATACTCAGAAGGTTCTGAACCATTCTCTGGCTCTTTATGGCTTCGCTTACAATGAGGTCTATAGTGTGTCCGAAACACTGCATGGTGACGTGGCCGTAGTCCTCCAAGGTGTTTCTGATGGTGTTGTTATCCGTTACAGTGAACCCCTTTTTCAGCCCTGATGAGGTGACCCAAGAATCCCACAGGTACTCCAGCTGCTTTGGGATGTCATGCATATCGTGGTCACAGTCTATTTGTGAGACACTAAGGAGGGCGGAGCAATGAAAGTCCTGACCCTGGGGTCTGACACTCGACTCGTACGTCGCCCAGTGGGCAGTAAGGGTCAGGTATTCCCTCGTCTGGCTACTGACCCAAATACTAGTTGTGAAGTGGACGACACCACCCTCTGCTTCTTTCAGGTGGGTCAGCACAACGTCCTTCACCCTTTCGTACATGTCTGGTATGGCAGTGCTGGTAAAATAAGAAGAAGGGGGTAGAGAATACTGAGGCTGGAGGTACTCTAGTAGTCTGTCCAGTCCAGTATTCTCCACCATAGCTGATGGCTGAAGATCCAGTGTGAGCATTTCTGCGATAAGTTTGGTGATTTTTTTGGCAACCGGGTGGTGTTCATCAAACCTCTCTAGGTTCTGTTCCGTTTCATAACCAGAGGTGTCCATGAGCTCTTGTTTAACACGAATTTCAGCAGACGGCACATCACCTGAGATAGCATTGTTACTTTCAAGAACATGTCCATGGAACCTCTGCATGTGCCTAAAGAGGCAGCTCGTGCCGAGGTTTGTAGTCTTTTTGCCCCTGCTAATTGTGCGGCCACAGTGCAAACAGACCACCTTCGTGGGGTCAGTGGGTGAAATGGAGAAATGGTTCCACAGTTTTGACGTCTTTTTGCTGAAAACGGGCAGTGTTTGTGGCTTTTTCTCACTGTTAGGGCTCTCAGTTTCTTTGGTTGAAACTGCGTCCGTTGCGGTGAGATCGTTgaagggaggaggtgagggttcCTTCTCATCTGTGCTTTTTTGGTTTTTGAGGACGTCTGGGTGGCGTCTCATCAGATGCCTCATCAGGCAGCTTGTACCAAAGTCGCCCCGTTTCCCCCGGCTGATGACGCATGGACAGTAACGGCACAGTGCTTTTAACTGGTCAACTGGCGACACTATGAAATGGTGCCACACTTCAGATTTCACCCGTTTCATTATCTTCTTGTTTTGCTGGAAAACTGAATGATCCTGATTGAGGCTCGGGCCCTCCGAGAGGTTGAATGGGGAGAAAGTGAGGGGCATGAGAGGCGTGTCCTCCCCCTGAGTTTTGAAGGCGAGGCTGAGAGAGGATTCCTGCCCTGAGAGATTCATCACCTCGTCAGATTCCACTTTTATATCCATGCTTTCCTCAATGCTTTGGGGTAATTCATCTGATATGGTTTCAGGGGAGGATGGAAGAAGGGGCGATTCTTTTTTCACTTCCAGTGAATCCTGTAGCTGTGTGCGGGACAGTAGTGAGGGCGGGTTTGTATAGGGTGGAGGAATGTGGTTGCCCTGTCCGTTTTCCTCAATGACAACCTCTTTGTGGGCCCTCCACATGTGACGAATAAGACAGCTCGTCCCGAGATCCTTCCCATTTTTGCCCCGACTGAATTCATTCATGCAATGGATACACACTGCTTTGGAATTGTCAGCAGGCGACAGGTAGAAGTGTTTCCATACAGCTGATCTCCGGCGGGAACTGGAGCTTTTCGGGGTCCCGGGGATGCGCTCGGGCCCGCTATCGGACATGTCTTCAAGGATGTTGTAGTTGGAATGTGAGGATGAGAGCGTGCCGCCAATGGTGTCGCTATTGGCGTACGGTTCCAGTTTTGGTTCGACTTTGGGTAACACTTCTTTGGATGACAGATCTGAATTCTCAGCTGAGGAGGTGGACGGCGAAGTGTTCTTTGAGGCAGAAGAAGTGACGCTATTTGTCAGGTCTCCATTTTTTGGTGAGTTTGGGGATGGAGGTATCAAGGATGAGGCGAGGGAGCTACTCAGATTGTTCAAGGATGCGTCTGCTCCGTCTTGTAAAAGCACAGTGGGGTGAGCCCTTCGTACGTGCCTCATCAAACAACTTGTGCTGAGGTCTTTCTCGTTCTTACCCCGACTGAACTCTTTCATGCAGTATAAACAGATTGCTTTGGTACTGTCTCGTGGCGATATGCAGAAATGATTCCATGCAGGAGACTTTTTTCTCGGGTTGGTATTACTCCTCATAGATGACAGAAGGCTCTGAGTGACAGCGTCCATGGCAACATCATAAAGGGTGCTTGTGTATCCACTTAGTAAATTACTATAGTCATCACCGTCTCTAGTTACAAACGGGCCAACAGAGCTACCAAACCCGAGCCTTTCATCATCCTGGGTGTCCTCCTCCATTCCATTTGCGTCCTCAGTCTCCTCTTTGATATGCTGACTTTCTTCATTCCCATTTTCATAACTTTCATTCTCCGTGTTTCCTTCAGTATCAGTGTTTAGGCATTTGTTTGAAGGAATGGGAGAAGTTGGATCAGTCTCACTTGCTTTGTCTGACTCCAACTCGTTGTCATCCTGAGGAGATAAGtggggagaagggggagagtCTTTATCCAGTGTTGCTGAGAAGCTAGCAGGTGACTTTTCATTCGCAGCCTCGTGTGGGTTGAAGCTGTAGGATTTGAAAACGTAGCCATCCTGGCCCTCAATTTTCAGGCAGGTCCCTTTGgcctctctctttttactttCCGTGGAGCCATTAGGTTTAGTGACCACATCCTCACTCACGTGAGACACCTCTTCCTCCCCATCCATGGCAGCAGCCCAAGGGTTTCCGTAGAATAGTCAGGTCTGCGTTGTCAAACGTGTTCAACGTTTTCAGGTGTAGTCATCGACACTGCAGCTCTCAAGCAGGTGTTGTAAGTAGTGTGTTGCGGTCCGGGACACAGGGTGCCTGCTTGTCCCTCTCCATTTATGACTGAAGTAGTGCCACCTCTCCACACACACGAcctaaagagagagggagagagagaaaaaaatatcaaagtgtATTCTTAAGAAGTAAAAAGACTCCAAAACAGGTAATAAAGGTATTCTGCAATAACACATGTCCTGAACATGACATTATACTTTGATTCTTATcttttaaaactaaatgaaaggGCTCATCATGCAAGGTTTTGCCGCTGTGAATAGTGCAATGCGTTAAAAGTCAGAACTCCTGCTCCAAAGTCAAGTTTCACAAAACGCAGGTATTGAGCACTTCGATTCTCCCTTTGAAAACAACTTTGTGGTAATAACCATAGAAATGCTAAAATTTGTAAATAACCAGCTCCGCCCAAACACAGTATTAAGTTCAGCCTTCCGGTCACTCCACCTTCATTTGCCTTTTAAGGACCGGGCTCACGGCTTACATATGCTAATCAGAACAATCATTCAAGAGGACGCTTATCTAAACTTCTTCCACAGAACTGTTGCTCAATTCTGTAAGCTTTCTGGATCACAAAGGCCAACTCATCCCAACAAACTTAACTCTGTATTGCCACCCGTTCAAACTGAATGCAAATATTTCCCTATGTATTGGATTAATCGTACTTACCACTGAATTAGTCACAATATTTTTTACGTTAATTTAATTTTCTGCTTTGGACCATATCTGTATGGTCTGTAAcgttcttttttaaaatcacatttgattATGTGTTACTGCTTCATGGTACACTAGATCTATGAACAACTGAAAATGTGCAACAACTCTTTCGTCAAAACACTTATGCAATTGATAGCACTGCTTACCACATCTTGATTAATGACTGAAATCTGCTATGCGGTATTATCTGGTTGAAAAAGTAACTGCATACTGATACTATTAATACAAACTACTTCAATAAAAGGTCAGAATTCTCTATTTAAGGGAGGTGTTTCTAAGATTGTATCTGCCCtcattgaataaaataaatagggTCAGAATATTAAAACTACCTCTCAATATAATGCAATACAGTTAAACAGCACAAACATCTACAGTCCCCAAACTGACCATTGAGTCAAATCAACAGCTccctaaaacataaaaactgaacattataatCTTTATAAAAATAGTCATTAGTCCAGGACTGCATTAGGTGTATGTAATAAACTGGTAACAAGGTGACAATGGTGTGTATTTTGTTAACACATCCCTCTGTACCTTGACCAGGTCAGGTGTGGTCTGTTAAATGTGACCGTTGCCTTGCTTTACACCGATCGTAAACATCTTTGCATCATTATTTCCCATATgtcattaaatattgttttacaacAGACCGATACCATCAAGATCAAGCATGTTATACACACAGCTTGGCAATAAGTAAGTGACTATATTGAGACGGCAGCCCTTAACAACACAAGTTTGTTTAACCTCAACACTACAGAACAGACCTACAGAAGGGGTTTACAGTGTTCATGTAAGACAAACACTGAGAACATTAGCCCAAGTAAACAAGTAACGTtgtcacacagaaacattatAACTTGTCATACAAATAATTGCTCATTCATAATATAATCTAACCTCACGAATGTGGGCAACAATACCAATTGGTATTGTTGAATATAAACAGATTATTTGATTTAACGTGAAGTGGGAATTCCAAAAAAAAGGCCACTTCCTTAGTGAGCAGTGACACACAGTTTTCCGGGTTTGACTTTACTCGTCAGGAAGATGCGAGAGGGCAGCAGAAAATAGCCACCGCGTACTAGCCTTCATCTTCACACAACACCCCGAGTTATACAATGAATATCCGCACACCGGCTTCCTCCCTCACCCTTAATGAACAACACCCTTAATGAACAACAGCTAACGACGACATTaacaattaacatttaaacattagaAGGAAACACTGTTCCCAGTCACGGTAAATCATTAGTAAACACCACGGTGGCTATCCGGGTGCTAACTCAGCTAGCATAAAAGgctaataaacacacaaaaacaacacacatgttcGTCGCTTCTGTCCCGGTGATTTGAAGCACAGACACCCGAGACAATGCGAACTCCTACAACTATCCCGGTACCGTCGCGATGGGGCCGATTAGTCCAATGTCGGACCACACCGCGGATGCTAGCTGGTTAGCTGCCAGCtaggccacacacacatataggacacacacacacacacacacactagctaACCTGGCGAGGCAGAACCCAGCCGTGGCAACGCAGGAACCACACGGGATCCGAACGAGAACCAGCGTTCTCACCACGACGTCCCGGCCGCAGAGAACCTCCCGGAGACGAGCTCGGTTTACTCACTGTGCGAGTGTGACGGCGTGATCCCAGGGGTTCGGCTCGGAAACGGTTAAATATGACACATTTGATTGATccggaggtggtggtggtgttggtggtgtaagggggtgggggtgggggggtcactttgttgcttttgtctCCTGGCTCGCTCGCAGCTCACGTTGGTCCGGAGCAGCTCCACACAGCGTCGGACGGAAGGAACATGTTCCAGTGACGTCATCGGACGCGGGGTCTCCAGGCGGGGGTGTCACTGACGCCAAACTAGTGCTTTAACGacactttagtttttgttttgttttgttttgatagCACTGATAACGACACCGATGATACAGTTAGTCTCccttaaccctttcatgcatgaattatgacaacctcagtcaggatttttttattgctctttaggcaataaaaacaagatttgaacttttttttaatccagctTTTTCAAATAGATTTTTACATGTCCACTCAGGTGGACagcatgcatttttttcaactgaagaaatatgtatttaacaaacaaatgaataaaatgatatataaagatgtgaaaactataaaataatatatgtatatacaaagaaaatgtgcagactaTCTTTTATGATAATTGGCAAAGCACCCAGggcacaaagccacaagacactGCATGTACTTCGTGTGCATGCAGTATCATGgcatctgtttgcatttttttgtttcagtatgggatgatgtgcaactatgccatcaaaaccatgcatatacaagaaaacaacatttgaatagctgtccactgtagtggcctctatgcatgaaagggttaattcATATATGTAGTTAGCGATTAGTTTGTAAACTACATTGCTTGTTTACCTTTAGGAAACTTAAGAGTAGAAAATAAAtctacattatttatttttttaaaggaaaaaacatattgaaataattaacaattactaaaaaacagcttttggaaaaaaaaaaaatcacactaaATTAGTTTTATCACCACAATATGTTATTTCTGCAGCTGTAAAGGGTTGCGTTCAGGGGACAACTGGTCCCCAGGGTGGGGCATAGTAAAGGGCCTGTTGTTGTCCTGCCTGTGTACAACTACAGGATATGTGCTGAACCAACAGCATGACAGCTTGTTACCCGGTTTTAAACTCATATCCACTAGTTATGCCCGATCCACACAAAAAACCCCCAGAAATCAACAGTGCATCTGCTCCTCTCCGCGCTTTGTTTGCAGCTTTGTCCGTGAGAAGCGAGTCAGGGATCGACCCCAAAAAAGGGCAATGCATTGGCTGTGTGACAGATGGgcttttgtgtgtgcgtgtgtgtgtgtgtgtgtgtgtgtgtgtgtgtgtgtgtgaaatctaCGACTCACCACCGACATGACCTCCAGCGTCACACGTAGAGTTGTGCGTACGGGTGGGAGTTGTCTGGTGAAACGCATTGTTGTGTTGGGGGATGAGCCGTGCGtaccgctgctgctgctgctgctgctgctcgctcCTGGTCGACTGTGGCTAGCGAGTGACTCCAGCCTATGACTGGTCCACAAAGCTAAACGTTGCATGCTCTCTTTAGCATTCAATATCGAGACTTCACAGCCACCAAGCAGGGCCTCTTTCTGGGGTTATTAGTAGCTGAACAGACCCCAGCATCGCCCGCTGGATGAGAACACTGTGTTCGGGATTAGAGCCACTTAGCGGGCCGTGTCGCCATTGCTTTGTAAGGCTGCTGGCTGGCTACCGTCTTCCTCAACTAGCGAAGCTGTTCGTGGATCCGAGGTATGCTCTTTTGGTTGTAATGTGCTTTCTGTGTGCTGACGACAGGAAGACAGACTTGTGcatctgcacaaaaaaaaatgcgtGTTCAGTGTTGCACATTTGGGTACGAATGCGTTGTTTTGAatagctctgttttgtttgacgCCATTCGCTCTGGTTTAGGGGGGAGGCTAGCTGCGCCTGCTAGTTAGCTGGCTTTGCTAATGTTATTGTTAGCAACTTGgccactttttttattttttatttttattttttacttttgagtCGTTACTTGAAAGTGAATTTCATCTCTGCACCAAATGGGCAAGTGCTAACTCCTGCGCAGTCATTTAGAAAGTGCCCTGTGCGGCCGCCTCCCACTCCATTTAAATGTCTCAGCTCATTGACAAAACTGTAACGCACAGCTGGCTGCTAACGTTACACATCAGTCTGTGCTTTGAAGCTGTCCCATCAGTGAGAGTGCCTCCCTACCTAAGCTCTCTACGTCTTTAACGTAATGAAAGTATAATGCATTCAAATCACAAAATGTGGAACTTAGAATACCTTATCTCTCAATGAAAAACAAGTTCCTTATCACAGCAGCCTGTTATAATCGATGGTTATTTATTGCAATTGTATTTATATCATTTCTTATCTTATTTGCAGGTCACACAATATTTTTGATAGCATTATCTTGTGCAAACAATAAATGCATTGTTAATTATCCTGCTGTCAGGCTCTCACTTTGCACAGTACAAAACATTCTATGTCAATCGTAAAGAAAAGTGTTCATTGAGCCACAGGATAATGTAATCAGTAAGGTATC is drawn from Anoplopoma fimbria isolate UVic2021 breed Golden Eagle Sablefish chromosome 23, Afim_UVic_2022, whole genome shotgun sequence and contains these coding sequences:
- the zbed4 gene encoding zinc finger BED domain-containing protein 4 — translated: MDGEEEVSHVSEDVVTKPNGSTESKKREAKGTCLKIEGQDGYVFKSYSFNPHEAANEKSPASFSATLDKDSPPSPHLSPQDDNELESDKASETDPTSPIPSNKCLNTDTEGNTENESYENGNEESQHIKEETEDANGMEEDTQDDERLGFGSSVGPFVTRDGDDYSNLLSGYTSTLYDVAMDAVTQSLLSSMRSNTNPRKKSPAWNHFCISPRDSTKAICLYCMKEFSRGKNEKDLSTSCLMRHVRRAHPTVLLQDGADASLNNLSSSLASSLIPPSPNSPKNGDLTNSVTSSASKNTSPSTSSAENSDLSSKEVLPKVEPKLEPYANSDTIGGTLSSSHSNYNILEDMSDSGPERIPGTPKSSSSRRRSAVWKHFYLSPADNSKAVCIHCMNEFSRGKNGKDLGTSCLIRHMWRAHKEVVIEENGQGNHIPPPYTNPPSLLSRTQLQDSLEVKKESPLLPSSPETISDELPQSIEESMDIKVESDEVMNLSGQESSLSLAFKTQGEDTPLMPLTFSPFNLSEGPSLNQDHSVFQQNKKIMKRVKSEVWHHFIVSPVDQLKALCRYCPCVISRGKRGDFGTSCLMRHLMRRHPDVLKNQKSTDEKEPSPPPFNDLTATDAVSTKETESPNSEKKPQTLPVFSKKTSKLWNHFSISPTDPTKVVCLHCGRTISRGKKTTNLGTSCLFRHMQRFHGHVLESNNAISGDVPSAEIRVKQELMDTSGYETEQNLERFDEHHPVAKKITKLIAEMLTLDLQPSAMVENTGLDRLLEYLQPQYSLPPSSYFTSTAIPDMYERVKDVVLTHLKEAEGGVVHFTTSIWVSSQTREYLTLTAHWATYESSVRPQGQDFHCSALLSVSQIDCDHDMHDIPKQLEYLWDSWVTSSGLKKGFTVTDNNTIRNTLEDYGHVTMQCFGHTIDLIVSEAIKSQRMVQNLLSIARKICERVHRSAQAKEKLAELQRVHQLPENQLIQDVPSKWRTSFFMLERLVEQKNAIDEMSIECNFREMISCDQWEVMLSVCNALKPFEVACREMNNRTATLGQVIPLIHILNRKIDMLFDETVGIDNMLKSLKEAMVSKMSATLHDPQYTWATMLDPRYKTSLFTEEEAERCKQDLIEELDSSSSTSPAEKPPLPNGCNDAPVSSNASHPNKDNLWSLMADIRQKIKHEEKTKSSELTVLEYLEEDILDQSCDPLDYWNLKKFQWPDLAKVAARYVGCPPSIVPAETLFSTASHNCALNQHRPLLENMEGLLFLKVNLPLIYFQY